From the genome of Actinacidiphila yeochonensis CN732, one region includes:
- a CDS encoding RDD family protein has product MPPLASWGARVGATLLDSLILFLVPGGLYMAGYLRLVIHLGNRYQDCSDQGISHAACPVPQAQGSSIALILIGGLLSLVATFYVCYREGKTGQSPGKRIVGIRLLREYDGRTLGFGLAFGRRLLHFLDGAACYLGYLWPLWDSRNQTFADKIVHTVVIKDPQ; this is encoded by the coding sequence ATGCCCCCGCTGGCCAGCTGGGGCGCGCGGGTGGGTGCCACACTGCTCGACAGCCTGATCCTCTTCCTGGTGCCCGGCGGCCTGTACATGGCCGGGTACCTCCGGCTGGTGATCCACCTGGGGAACCGCTACCAGGACTGCTCGGACCAGGGAATCAGCCACGCCGCCTGCCCGGTCCCGCAGGCGCAGGGCAGCTCCATCGCGTTGATCCTGATCGGCGGCCTGCTCTCCCTCGTGGCCACCTTCTACGTGTGCTACCGCGAGGGCAAGACCGGCCAGTCCCCGGGCAAGCGCATCGTCGGCATCCGGCTGCTGCGCGAGTACGACGGCAGGACGCTGGGCTTCGGCCTCGCCTTCGGGCGGCGGCTGCTGCACTTCCTGGACGGCGCGGCCTGCTATCTCGGCTATCTGTGGCCGCTGTGGGACTCCCGGAACCAGACCTTCGCCGACAAGATCGTCCACACCGTGGTCATCAAGGACCCCCAGTAG
- the purN gene encoding phosphoribosylglycinamide formyltransferase, whose product MTSIPLRPERGRRRGPRSPARLVVLVSGSGTNLQALLDAIAADPDYGARIVAVGADREGIAGLDRAHAAGLPTFVVRVRDHADRAAWDRALAEATAAYAPDLVVSAGFMKIVGPEFLARFGGRLVNTHPALLPSFPGAHGVRDALAYGAKVTGCTVHFVDDGVDTGPVIAQGVVEVRPDDTEDALHERIKDVERRLLVDVVGRLSRDGYRIEGRKVTIPA is encoded by the coding sequence CTGACAAGCATCCCGCTCCGCCCCGAGAGAGGCCGTCGTCGTGGCCCCCGTTCCCCCGCCCGCCTCGTCGTGTTGGTCTCCGGTTCGGGGACGAACCTCCAGGCCCTGCTCGACGCCATCGCCGCCGACCCCGACTACGGCGCCCGCATCGTCGCCGTCGGTGCCGACCGCGAGGGCATCGCGGGCCTGGACCGGGCGCACGCCGCGGGCCTGCCCACCTTCGTGGTGCGGGTGCGCGACCACGCCGACCGGGCCGCCTGGGACCGGGCGCTCGCCGAGGCGACCGCCGCGTACGCGCCGGACCTGGTGGTCTCCGCCGGCTTCATGAAGATCGTCGGCCCGGAGTTCCTCGCCCGGTTCGGCGGGCGGCTGGTCAACACCCACCCGGCGCTGCTGCCGAGCTTCCCGGGGGCCCACGGCGTGCGGGACGCGCTCGCGTACGGCGCGAAGGTGACCGGCTGCACCGTCCACTTCGTCGACGACGGCGTCGACACCGGCCCCGTCATCGCGCAGGGCGTCGTGGAGGTCCGGCCGGACGACACGGAGGACGCCCTCCACGAGCGCATCAAGGACGTAGAACGGCGGCTGCTCGTCGACGTGGTGGGACGCCTGTCCCGCGACGGCTACCGCATCGAGGGACGAAAGGTGACGATCCCGGCATGA
- a CDS encoding DUF3017 domain-containing protein → MSAETPAGASIGPAEGAAFGVARDPGSRDGGPRGEGARDGVARTTARPEGGGRAAGGDAPAPARQWPILLVLAGAVAGLVVTATDHLRSGTIIVAASLLLGAVLRWAMTNVGMLAVRSRFTDVITYGILGTGIILLALMTQPDPVIRIPFLEDIIHFSVR, encoded by the coding sequence ATGTCGGCTGAGACGCCGGCCGGGGCGTCGATCGGCCCGGCCGAGGGCGCGGCCTTCGGCGTCGCGCGCGACCCGGGGAGCCGCGATGGCGGCCCCCGGGGCGAGGGGGCCCGGGACGGGGTCGCCCGCACCACCGCCCGGCCCGAGGGCGGCGGCCGGGCGGCCGGCGGCGACGCCCCGGCCCCGGCCCGCCAGTGGCCGATCCTGCTGGTCCTCGCGGGCGCGGTGGCCGGCCTCGTCGTCACCGCGACCGATCACCTCCGGTCCGGCACGATCATCGTGGCGGCGTCCCTGCTGTTGGGCGCGGTGCTGCGGTGGGCGATGACGAACGTCGGCATGCTCGCGGTCCGCAGCAGGTTCACCGACGTGATCACCTACGGAATCCTGGGCACGGGCATCATCCTGCTCGCCCTCATGACCCAGCCGGACCCGGTGATCCGCATCCCCTTCCTAGAGGACATCATCCACTTCTCCGTCCGCTGA
- the sucC gene encoding ADP-forming succinate--CoA ligase subunit beta: MDLFEYQARDLFAKHGVPVLAGEVIDTPEAAREVAERLGGRAVVKAQVKVGGRGKAGGVKLAADPADAVAKADQILGMDIKGHTVHKVMLAETADIKEEYYVSFLLDRTNRTFLAMASVEGGVEIEVVAEKNPEALAKVAVDALEGVTPAKAAEIVAAAKFPADIADQVAEVLQKLWTVFVNEDALLVEVNPLVKTGEGKIIALDGKVSLDENAAFRQPGHEALEDKAAANPLEAAAKAKGLNYVKLDGQVGIIGNGAGLVMSTLDVVAYAGEQHGGVKPANFLDIGGGASAEVMANGLEIILGDPDVKSVFVNVFGGITACDEVANGIVQALELLASKGEQVTKPLVVRLDGNNAELGRKILSDANHPLVQRVDTMDGAADKAAELAAK, from the coding sequence GTGGACCTGTTCGAGTACCAGGCGAGGGACCTCTTCGCCAAGCACGGTGTACCGGTGCTGGCCGGTGAAGTCATCGACACGCCTGAGGCGGCGCGCGAGGTGGCGGAGCGACTGGGCGGCCGTGCGGTCGTCAAGGCGCAGGTCAAGGTGGGTGGCCGCGGCAAGGCCGGTGGCGTGAAGCTGGCCGCCGACCCGGCGGACGCGGTGGCCAAGGCCGACCAGATCCTCGGCATGGACATCAAGGGCCACACGGTCCACAAGGTGATGCTGGCCGAGACCGCCGACATCAAGGAGGAGTACTACGTCTCCTTCCTGCTCGACCGCACCAACCGGACCTTCCTCGCGATGGCGTCCGTCGAGGGTGGCGTCGAGATCGAGGTCGTCGCCGAGAAGAACCCCGAGGCCCTGGCCAAGGTCGCGGTCGACGCCCTGGAGGGCGTGACCCCGGCGAAGGCCGCGGAGATCGTCGCCGCCGCGAAGTTCCCGGCCGACATCGCCGACCAGGTCGCCGAGGTCCTGCAGAAGCTGTGGACCGTCTTCGTCAACGAGGACGCCCTGCTGGTCGAGGTCAACCCGCTGGTCAAGACCGGCGAGGGCAAGATCATCGCGCTGGACGGCAAGGTCTCGCTGGACGAGAACGCCGCCTTCCGGCAGCCCGGGCACGAGGCGCTGGAGGACAAGGCCGCGGCCAACCCGCTGGAGGCCGCCGCCAAGGCCAAGGGCCTGAACTACGTCAAGCTCGACGGCCAGGTCGGCATCATCGGCAACGGCGCGGGCCTGGTCATGTCGACTCTCGACGTCGTCGCGTACGCCGGTGAGCAGCACGGCGGCGTGAAGCCCGCCAACTTCCTGGACATCGGCGGCGGCGCCTCGGCCGAGGTGATGGCCAACGGTCTGGAGATCATCCTGGGCGACCCGGACGTCAAGTCCGTGTTCGTCAACGTCTTCGGCGGCATCACCGCCTGTGACGAGGTGGCCAACGGCATCGTCCAGGCGCTGGAGCTGCTGGCCTCCAAGGGCGAGCAGGTGACCAAGCCGCTCGTGGTCCGTCTCGACGGCAACAACGCGGAGCTGGGTCGCAAGATCCTCTCCGACGCCAACCACCCGCTGGTCCAGCGCGTGGACACGATGGACGGTGCGGCCGACAAGGCCGCCGAGCTGGCCGCGAAGTAA
- a CDS encoding malate dehydrogenase, which yields MTRTPVNVTVTGAAGQIGYALLFRIAAGHLLGADVPVNLRLLEITPALKAAEGTAMELDDAAFPLLRGIEISDDPNVAFDGTNVALLVGARPRTKGMERGDLLEANGGIFKPQGKAINDHAADDIKVLVVGNPANTNALIARSAAPDVPAERFTAMTRLDHNRAIAQLAKKTGSQVSDIKRLTIWGNHSATQYPDIFHAEIAGKNAAEVVNDEAWLADTFIPTVAKRGAAIIEARGASSAASAASAALDHVHTWVNGTADGDWTSMAIPSDGSYGVPEGIISSFPVTTKDGVYEIVQGLEINEFSRTRIDASVQELTEERDAVRALGLI from the coding sequence ATGACTCGCACTCCCGTCAACGTCACCGTCACCGGAGCGGCCGGCCAGATCGGCTACGCGCTCCTCTTCCGCATCGCCGCGGGTCACCTGCTCGGCGCGGACGTCCCGGTGAACCTCCGCCTGCTGGAGATCACTCCGGCGCTCAAGGCGGCCGAGGGCACCGCGATGGAGCTCGACGACGCGGCCTTCCCGCTGCTGCGCGGCATCGAGATCTCCGACGACCCGAACGTCGCCTTCGACGGCACCAACGTCGCCCTGCTGGTCGGCGCCCGCCCCCGCACCAAGGGCATGGAGCGCGGTGACCTGCTGGAGGCCAACGGCGGCATCTTCAAGCCCCAGGGCAAGGCCATCAACGACCACGCCGCCGACGACATCAAGGTGCTGGTGGTCGGCAACCCGGCGAACACCAACGCGCTGATCGCCCGTTCCGCCGCCCCGGACGTCCCGGCCGAGCGCTTCACCGCGATGACCCGCCTGGACCACAACCGCGCCATCGCCCAGCTCGCGAAGAAGACCGGCTCGCAGGTCTCCGACATCAAGCGCCTCACCATCTGGGGCAACCACTCCGCCACCCAGTACCCGGACATCTTCCACGCGGAGATCGCCGGCAAGAACGCGGCCGAGGTCGTGAACGACGAGGCGTGGCTGGCCGACACCTTCATCCCGACCGTCGCCAAGCGCGGCGCGGCCATCATCGAGGCCCGTGGCGCCTCCTCGGCCGCCTCGGCCGCGTCCGCCGCCCTGGACCACGTGCACACCTGGGTGAACGGCACCGCCGACGGCGACTGGACCTCCATGGCCATCCCGTCCGACGGCTCCTACGGCGTGCCCGAGGGCATCATCTCGTCCTTCCCGGTCACCACCAAGGACGGCGTCTACGAGATCGTCCAGGGCCTGGAGATCAACGAGTTCTCCCGCACCCGCATCGACGCGTCCGTGCAGGAGCTGACCGAGGAGCGCGACGCGGTGCGCGCCCTCGGCCTGATCTGA
- the purH gene encoding bifunctional phosphoribosylaminoimidazolecarboxamide formyltransferase/IMP cyclohydrolase, giving the protein MSATPQQTTPQDGETRRPIRRALVSVYDKTGLEELARGLHEAGVELVSTGSTAGRIAAAGVPVTKVEELTGFPECLDGRVKTLHPKVHAGILADLRLEEHRNQLAELGVEPFELVVCNLYPFRETVASGAGEDECVEQIDIGGPSMVRAAAKNHPSVAIVTSPVRYGDVLAAVREGGFDLAARKRLAAEAFQHTAAYDVTVASWFVDPEGAAADGGDAFPSFTGATYTRQNTLRYGENPHQGAALYTDGSGTGLAGAEQLHGKEMSYNNYVDTEAARRAAYDHEGVCVAIIKHANPCGIAVGADVAEAHRKAHACDPLSAFGGVIAVNRPVSVAMAEQVAEIFTEVIVAPAYEDGAVEVLARKKNIRVLRCADAPAVATETRPIEGGLLVQTRDLLQAEGDAPATWTLAAGEALPAEELAELAFAWRACRAVKSNAILLAKGGATVGVGMGQVNRVDSAKLAVERAGAERAAGSYAASDAFFPFPDGFEVLAAAGVKAVAQPGGSIRDEAVVEAALKAGVTMYFTGTRHFFH; this is encoded by the coding sequence ATGAGTGCCACTCCCCAGCAGACCACCCCCCAGGACGGCGAGACGCGCCGGCCCATCCGCCGCGCGCTGGTCAGCGTCTACGACAAGACCGGCCTGGAGGAGCTGGCCCGCGGCCTGCACGAGGCCGGCGTCGAGCTGGTGTCCACCGGCTCCACCGCCGGGCGGATCGCCGCGGCCGGGGTCCCCGTCACCAAGGTGGAGGAGCTGACCGGCTTCCCCGAGTGCCTGGACGGCCGGGTCAAGACCCTCCACCCCAAGGTGCACGCCGGCATCCTCGCCGACCTGCGCCTGGAGGAGCACCGCAACCAGCTCGCCGAGCTGGGCGTCGAGCCCTTCGAGCTGGTCGTCTGCAACCTCTACCCGTTCCGCGAGACCGTCGCCTCGGGCGCGGGCGAGGACGAGTGCGTGGAGCAGATCGACATCGGCGGGCCCTCCATGGTGCGCGCCGCCGCCAAGAACCACCCCTCGGTGGCGATCGTCACCAGCCCGGTCCGCTACGGCGACGTGCTCGCCGCCGTCCGCGAGGGCGGCTTCGACCTGGCCGCCCGCAAGCGGCTGGCCGCCGAGGCGTTCCAGCACACCGCCGCGTACGACGTGACCGTCGCGTCCTGGTTCGTCGACCCCGAGGGTGCCGCGGCCGACGGTGGGGACGCCTTCCCGTCCTTCACCGGCGCCACCTACACCCGGCAGAACACCCTGCGCTACGGCGAGAACCCGCACCAGGGCGCCGCGCTCTACACCGACGGCAGCGGCACCGGCCTGGCCGGCGCCGAGCAGCTGCACGGCAAGGAGATGTCCTACAACAACTACGTGGACACCGAGGCCGCCCGCCGCGCCGCCTACGACCACGAGGGCGTCTGCGTCGCCATCATCAAGCACGCCAACCCCTGCGGGATCGCGGTCGGCGCCGACGTCGCCGAGGCCCACCGCAAGGCCCACGCGTGCGACCCGCTGTCCGCGTTCGGCGGCGTCATCGCCGTCAACCGCCCGGTGTCGGTGGCGATGGCCGAGCAGGTCGCGGAGATCTTCACCGAGGTGATCGTCGCCCCGGCGTACGAGGACGGCGCCGTCGAGGTGCTGGCCCGCAAGAAGAACATCCGGGTGCTGCGCTGCGCGGACGCGCCGGCGGTCGCCACGGAGACCCGTCCGATCGAGGGCGGCCTGCTGGTGCAGACCCGCGACCTGCTCCAGGCCGAGGGCGACGCCCCCGCCACGTGGACGCTGGCCGCCGGCGAGGCGCTGCCGGCCGAGGAGCTCGCCGAGCTGGCGTTCGCCTGGCGGGCCTGTCGCGCGGTGAAGTCCAACGCGATCCTGCTGGCCAAGGGCGGCGCGACCGTCGGCGTCGGCATGGGCCAGGTCAACCGGGTCGACTCCGCGAAGCTGGCCGTGGAGCGGGCCGGTGCCGAGCGCGCCGCGGGCTCCTACGCCGCCTCCGACGCGTTCTTCCCCTTCCCGGACGGCTTCGAGGTGCTGGCCGCGGCGGGCGTGAAGGCGGTGGCCCAGCCGGGCGGCTCGATCCGGGACGAGGCCGTGGTCGAGGCCGCGCTGAAGGCCGGCGTGACGATGTACTTCACCGGCACCCGCCACTTCTTCCACTGA
- a CDS encoding bifunctional methylenetetrahydrofolate dehydrogenase/methenyltetrahydrofolate cyclohydrolase, whose product MTAQILDGKATSAAIKAELTERVQALKARGVNPGLGTLLVGDDPGSKWYVAGKHRDCAQVGIGSIQRELPATATQEEIEAVVEELNGNPDCTGYIVQLPLPKGIDTNRVLELMDPAKDADGLHPTNLGRLVLGVPAPLPCTPNGIVELLRRHDVRIDGAHVVVVGRGITVGRSIGLLFTRKSENATVTLCHTGTRDLPALLRQADIVVAAAGVPHIVKPEDVKEGAAVLDVGVSRDEQGKIVGDVHPGVAEVAGWLSPNPGGVGPMTRALLLQNVVETAERAADHVG is encoded by the coding sequence ATGACCGCCCAGATTCTCGATGGCAAGGCCACCTCCGCAGCGATCAAGGCCGAACTGACCGAGCGCGTTCAGGCGCTGAAGGCCCGCGGTGTCAACCCGGGCCTGGGGACCCTGCTGGTCGGCGACGACCCCGGCAGCAAGTGGTACGTCGCCGGCAAGCACCGCGACTGCGCGCAGGTGGGCATCGGCTCCATCCAGCGCGAGCTTCCCGCGACCGCCACCCAGGAGGAGATCGAGGCGGTCGTCGAAGAGCTGAACGGCAACCCCGACTGCACCGGCTACATCGTCCAGCTGCCGCTGCCCAAGGGGATCGACACCAACCGGGTGCTGGAGCTGATGGACCCGGCCAAGGACGCGGACGGCCTGCACCCGACCAACCTGGGCCGCCTGGTCCTGGGCGTGCCGGCCCCGCTGCCGTGCACCCCCAACGGCATCGTCGAACTGCTGCGCCGCCACGACGTGCGGATCGACGGCGCGCACGTGGTCGTGGTCGGCCGCGGCATCACCGTGGGCCGCTCGATCGGGCTGCTGTTCACCCGCAAGTCCGAGAACGCGACGGTGACCCTCTGCCACACCGGCACCCGCGACCTGCCCGCGCTGCTGCGCCAGGCCGACATCGTCGTGGCCGCCGCCGGGGTGCCGCACATCGTCAAGCCCGAGGACGTCAAGGAGGGCGCGGCCGTGCTCGACGTCGGCGTCAGCCGCGACGAGCAGGGCAAGATCGTCGGCGACGTCCACCCCGGCGTGGCCGAGGTGGCCGGCTGGCTGTCGCCCAACCCGGGCGGTGTCGGCCCGATGACGCGCGCGCTGCTCCTGCAGAACGTCGTGGAGACGGCCGAGCGGGCGGCGGACCATGTCGGCTGA
- the sucD gene encoding succinate--CoA ligase subunit alpha yields the protein MAIFLNKDSKVIVQGMTGATGMKHTKLMLGDGTNVVGGVNPRKAGTTVSFEQGDVPVFGSVKEAIEATGANVTVIFVPEKFTKDAVVEAIEAEIPLAVVITEGVAVHDSAAFWALAQAKGNKTRIIGPNCPGLISPGQSNVGIIPGDITKPGRIGLVSKSGTLTYQMMYELRDIGFSSAVGIGGDPIIGTTHIDALAAFEADPETDLIVMIGEIGGDAEERAAAYIQEHVTKPVVGYVAGFTAPEGKTMGHAGAIVSGSSGTAQAKKEALEAAGVKVGKTPSETARLARSILAG from the coding sequence ATGGCTATCTTCCTGAACAAGGACAGCAAGGTCATCGTCCAGGGCATGACCGGTGCCACCGGCATGAAGCACACCAAGCTGATGCTGGGTGACGGCACCAACGTGGTCGGCGGCGTGAACCCGCGCAAGGCCGGCACCACGGTCTCCTTCGAGCAGGGCGACGTCCCGGTCTTCGGCAGCGTCAAGGAGGCCATCGAGGCCACCGGCGCGAACGTGACCGTCATCTTCGTCCCGGAGAAGTTCACCAAGGACGCGGTCGTCGAGGCCATCGAGGCCGAGATCCCGCTCGCGGTGGTCATCACCGAGGGCGTGGCCGTGCACGACTCCGCCGCGTTCTGGGCGCTCGCCCAGGCCAAGGGGAACAAGACCCGCATCATCGGCCCGAACTGCCCCGGCCTGATCAGCCCCGGACAGTCGAACGTCGGCATCATCCCGGGCGACATCACCAAGCCCGGCCGGATCGGCCTGGTTTCCAAGTCCGGCACGCTGACGTACCAGATGATGTACGAGCTGCGCGACATCGGCTTCTCCTCGGCGGTCGGCATCGGTGGTGACCCGATCATCGGCACCACGCACATCGACGCGCTCGCCGCGTTCGAGGCCGACCCCGAGACCGACCTGATCGTGATGATCGGCGAGATCGGCGGCGACGCGGAGGAGCGGGCCGCGGCCTACATCCAGGAGCACGTCACCAAGCCGGTCGTCGGCTACGTGGCCGGCTTCACCGCGCCCGAGGGCAAGACGATGGGCCACGCCGGCGCGATCGTCTCCGGCTCCTCCGGCACGGCGCAGGCCAAGAAGGAGGCCCTGGAGGCCGCGGGCGTGAAGGTCGGCAAGACCCCGTCCGAGACCGCGCGGCTGGCCCGCAGCATCCTCGCCGGCTGA
- a CDS encoding helix-turn-helix domain-containing protein, translating into MAHWEPLADRIPVDQRRLAVQLRRMKDRSGLTVPALAARTARPEEDWWRAFAGRDLPPLAAVEVLAQASGADYDRVRALWQLAARAASGKGDRGRGRPLPEPDPLDPLASEEGLPAGRRGVALLVGVAVLAAAALVGVLLTAGQTSGRAPVGATVSGSSVSAPAAGAEGGSSGEAGKGAARATGPADPGPADADEPMSGTADAAGGIGSPSVAGPQEAAGDGSTPASDGSGAASAPPGASPGAPAGTPTTGVPAASNGSGAATPQPSRSSAPLPGAGTGASAGAGTSSPPTSGASASPSPTRRCLGLILLGVCLG; encoded by the coding sequence ATGGCGCACTGGGAGCCCTTGGCGGACCGCATCCCCGTGGACCAGCGGCGGCTGGCCGTCCAACTGCGCCGGATGAAGGACCGCAGTGGCCTGACGGTTCCGGCGCTCGCGGCCCGCACCGCCCGGCCCGAGGAGGACTGGTGGCGTGCCTTCGCCGGCCGGGACCTGCCCCCGCTGGCCGCCGTGGAGGTGCTCGCGCAGGCCAGCGGCGCCGACTACGACCGGGTCCGTGCTCTGTGGCAGCTCGCCGCCCGCGCCGCCTCGGGCAAGGGCGACCGCGGCCGTGGCCGCCCCCTGCCGGAGCCGGACCCGCTCGACCCGCTGGCCTCCGAGGAGGGCCTTCCGGCCGGCCGCCGTGGAGTGGCGCTGCTCGTCGGTGTCGCGGTGCTCGCCGCCGCCGCGCTCGTCGGGGTGCTGCTCACGGCGGGGCAGACCAGCGGCCGGGCGCCGGTCGGCGCCACCGTGTCCGGGTCGAGCGTGTCCGCTCCGGCGGCCGGGGCCGAGGGCGGCTCGTCCGGGGAGGCCGGGAAGGGGGCCGCGCGGGCGACCGGCCCGGCTGACCCGGGGCCCGCCGACGCCGACGAGCCGATGTCCGGAACGGCCGATGCCGCCGGCGGCATCGGCTCCCCGAGCGTGGCCGGGCCGCAGGAGGCCGCAGGCGACGGCTCGACGCCGGCTTCCGACGGTTCCGGTGCCGCGTCGGCGCCGCCGGGGGCCTCGCCGGGCGCACCGGCGGGCACCCCGACCACCGGCGTCCCCGCCGCTTCCAACGGGTCGGGAGCGGCGACCCCGCAACCCTCCCGCTCCTCCGCGCCGTTGCCCGGCGCGGGCACGGGCGCGAGCGCGGGCGCGGGCACGAGTAGTCCGCCGACGAGCGGTGCGAGCGCGTCTCCGTCACCCACACGGCGGTGCCTCGGCCTGATCCTGCTGGGTGTCTGCCTCGGCTGA
- a CDS encoding 2'-5' RNA ligase family protein — MGNTTTIGVSLPVPEPHGPLLQDVRAAFGDPAAQAIPTHITLLPPTELPRSELPDLGRHLARVAAGGRPFPVRLEGTDTFRPLTPVVYVRVAEGGDACARLQEQVRSGPVQRELQFPYHPHVTVAHGTPDEAMDRVQRELAGFAAGWTASGFALYEQGADGVWQHLRTFPFAAALRPLPQQPACRPAPSRL; from the coding sequence GTGGGCAACACCACCACGATCGGAGTGTCCCTCCCGGTCCCGGAACCCCACGGGCCGCTCCTCCAGGACGTACGGGCCGCCTTCGGCGACCCCGCCGCGCAGGCCATCCCCACCCACATCACGCTGCTGCCGCCGACCGAGCTGCCCCGCAGCGAACTCCCCGACCTGGGGCGCCACCTGGCCCGGGTGGCCGCCGGCGGACGGCCCTTCCCCGTACGGCTCGAAGGCACCGACACCTTCCGCCCGCTGACGCCGGTGGTCTACGTCAGGGTCGCGGAGGGCGGCGACGCGTGCGCCCGCCTCCAGGAGCAGGTCCGCTCCGGCCCCGTCCAGCGCGAGCTCCAGTTCCCCTACCACCCGCACGTCACCGTGGCGCACGGCACCCCGGACGAGGCGATGGACCGGGTGCAGCGCGAGCTGGCAGGCTTCGCGGCAGGTTGGACCGCCTCCGGCTTCGCCCTCTACGAGCAGGGCGCCGACGGGGTCTGGCAGCACCTGCGCACCTTCCCCTTCGCCGCCGCGCTCCGCCCCCTCCCCCAGCAGCCCGCCTGCCGCCCCGCCCCGTCCCGCCTGTAG
- a CDS encoding sigma factor-like helix-turn-helix DNA-binding protein yields MPDDGTAAAAAAVAAGAPTRARRDAAEPSEKKPSEKEPAKKERPEREPSKKEPPDPCTPEQAFDDLFREAAGALVRQAELLCGDPARARHAVLAAYDQAWQHWPEVARDSDPVGWVRAAAHDRALTSWQRRLSGWAPHGVRSPRTPSAEPLAAALLALPPVRRRAVLLHDGLGLDLAAVATETEASERAAAARVEAGRKALAGAEAEERARAEPAEARTEPVLEKPVPEKRFPKKQTGDEPSRDEPDGKRPAAARTEPAREGDVPSRLRALLDAEPVPEPPAAPGSVRGASERGARRRTVAAYALAAVVAVTTAAFALVAPSSGPVPARQPVRATVPAGAGQHSGAGPSPSGERTRAATAR; encoded by the coding sequence GTGCCCGACGACGGGACGGCGGCCGCCGCCGCAGCGGTCGCAGCCGGTGCGCCCACGCGCGCCCGGCGCGACGCGGCGGAACCGTCCGAGAAGAAACCGTCCGAGAAGGAACCGGCCAAGAAGGAGCGGCCCGAGAGGGAGCCGTCCAAGAAGGAGCCGCCCGACCCGTGCACCCCGGAGCAGGCGTTCGACGACCTGTTCCGGGAGGCCGCCGGGGCCCTCGTACGGCAGGCGGAGCTGCTGTGCGGCGATCCGGCGCGGGCGCGGCACGCGGTGCTGGCGGCCTATGACCAGGCGTGGCAGCACTGGCCGGAGGTGGCCCGGGACAGCGACCCGGTGGGCTGGGTACGGGCGGCGGCCCACGACCGCGCCCTCACGTCCTGGCAGCGGCGGCTCTCCGGCTGGGCGCCCCACGGGGTCCGGTCGCCACGGACCCCGTCGGCCGAGCCGCTGGCCGCCGCGCTGCTGGCGCTGCCGCCGGTGCGGCGCCGGGCGGTCCTGCTCCACGACGGGCTCGGCCTCGATCTGGCGGCTGTCGCGACGGAGACCGAGGCCAGCGAGCGGGCCGCGGCAGCGCGCGTCGAAGCGGGACGGAAGGCTCTGGCCGGAGCCGAGGCGGAGGAACGGGCGCGCGCGGAACCGGCCGAAGCCCGGACGGAGCCGGTCCTGGAGAAGCCGGTACCGGAAAAGCGGTTCCCGAAGAAGCAGACCGGGGACGAGCCGAGCCGGGACGAGCCGGACGGAAAAAGGCCGGCCGCAGCCCGGACGGAACCGGCGCGGGAGGGCGACGTGCCGTCGCGGCTGCGGGCCCTTCTGGACGCCGAGCCCGTGCCGGAGCCGCCCGCCGCGCCCGGGAGCGTGCGCGGAGCCAGTGAGCGCGGGGCGCGTCGTCGCACGGTGGCCGCGTACGCCCTGGCGGCGGTGGTCGCCGTGACGACGGCGGCCTTTGCGCTGGTCGCGCCTTCCAGTGGGCCGGTGCCGGCCCGCCAGCCGGTCCGCGCCACGGTCCCGGCCGGCGCCGGACAGCACAGCGGCGCGGGCCCGTCCCCTTCCGGGGAGCGGACCCGCGCCGCGACCGCCCGCTGA